Proteins from one Labrenzia sp. CE80 genomic window:
- a CDS encoding thiamine pyrophosphate-binding protein, whose product MSKALETKSSADQAAPSRSGGRILADQLALLGADKVFCVPGESFLGLLEGLYAHQNVIQVISCRHESGAANMADAYGKMTGLPGIVAVTRGPGATNASNGVHTAYQDSTPMIVLIGQVGRSMMDREAFQEMDYRRMFGEMAKWVAQIDDATRIPEYLSRAWKVALSGRPGPVVLALPEDMLTDEVIAADLKPTPLPKAAPQPSAMVDMVRMLQAAEKPLLVVGGPGWNQACCEKAVAVSEKFGLPVATSFRCQDYFDNSHANYVGVIGIAPSPKLRKRVMDEVDLMIAVGPRFGEMTTQGYTLLDIPTPQMKLVHVHPGAEELGQVYAPDLSIVSSPEAFLDAALQLEHSDCSRKWEDWLSVQNADYKAFLKPTEVPGDVNMSEVIKHITDTMPSDTIISNGAGNYTVWVHRFHKHTDYRTQLAPTSGSMGYSQPAAIAAKLIDPSREVISLAGDGCFMMAGQELATAKQYGADVIYIVVNNGMFGTIRMHQERNHPGHVIATELVNPDFVTFAKAFGIDGERVDRTDAFPEALKRARKAKGGYLIEIVVDAEALTPSQSLSDARRQGEAALTN is encoded by the coding sequence ATGTCCAAAGCATTGGAAACAAAGTCTTCTGCAGACCAAGCTGCGCCGTCGCGCAGTGGTGGGCGCATTCTCGCAGATCAACTGGCACTGCTTGGCGCCGATAAGGTTTTTTGCGTCCCAGGTGAGAGCTTTCTTGGTCTGTTGGAGGGGCTATACGCCCACCAAAACGTCATTCAGGTGATCTCATGCCGACATGAATCAGGTGCAGCCAACATGGCGGATGCATACGGCAAAATGACTGGATTGCCCGGAATCGTCGCTGTTACACGCGGACCTGGAGCGACGAACGCCTCCAACGGGGTTCACACGGCTTATCAGGATTCTACGCCAATGATCGTTCTCATTGGTCAGGTGGGGCGATCGATGATGGACCGCGAAGCGTTTCAGGAAATGGACTACCGTCGCATGTTTGGCGAAATGGCCAAATGGGTTGCGCAGATTGATGATGCCACCAGGATTCCTGAGTATTTGTCACGGGCGTGGAAGGTTGCTCTGTCCGGGCGTCCAGGGCCTGTGGTTCTGGCATTGCCGGAAGATATGCTTACTGACGAAGTGATTGCGGCTGATTTGAAACCAACGCCTCTACCGAAAGCAGCTCCTCAGCCATCGGCTATGGTGGATATGGTGCGTATGCTTCAGGCAGCCGAAAAACCACTCCTGGTTGTTGGTGGGCCAGGGTGGAACCAAGCGTGTTGTGAGAAAGCGGTTGCCGTCTCCGAGAAATTTGGACTTCCGGTTGCCACATCCTTCCGTTGCCAGGATTATTTCGACAATAGTCACGCAAACTATGTCGGTGTAATTGGCATCGCGCCCTCTCCAAAACTGCGAAAGCGGGTGATGGACGAGGTCGATCTGATGATCGCGGTCGGCCCGCGGTTTGGGGAGATGACGACTCAAGGCTACACTTTGCTGGACATTCCGACCCCACAGATGAAGCTCGTTCATGTCCATCCGGGCGCAGAAGAACTGGGACAGGTTTACGCGCCGGACCTGTCAATCGTGTCATCGCCTGAAGCGTTTCTGGACGCGGCCCTACAGTTGGAGCATTCGGACTGTTCCCGAAAATGGGAGGACTGGCTCTCTGTCCAAAATGCGGACTACAAGGCCTTCCTGAAACCTACAGAAGTCCCCGGCGACGTGAATATGTCGGAGGTCATCAAGCACATCACCGATACCATGCCGTCAGATACGATTATCTCAAACGGTGCTGGCAACTACACGGTCTGGGTTCATCGCTTTCACAAGCACACTGACTATCGAACTCAGTTGGCGCCCACGAGCGGATCAATGGGGTATAGCCAACCGGCTGCAATCGCCGCAAAGCTGATTGATCCCTCTCGAGAGGTGATCAGCTTGGCAGGCGATGGCTGCTTCATGATGGCTGGTCAGGAATTGGCGACCGCCAAACAATATGGGGCCGACGTCATCTACATTGTCGTCAACAATGGAATGTTCGGGACGATCCGGATGCACCAGGAACGGAACCATCCGGGTCATGTCATCGCGACCGAACTGGTCAATCCAGACTTTGTGACCTTTGCCAAGGCCTTTGGCATTGACGGCGAAAGAGTAGATCGCACTGACGCGTTCCCGGAGGCTCTGAAGCGGGCAAGGAAAGCCAAGGGCGGATACCTCATCGAGATCGTTGTTGATGCCGAAGCCCTTACACCAAGCCAGTCGCTTTCGGATGCTCGCCGGCAGGGCGAAGCGGCGTTGACGAATTAA
- a CDS encoding NIPSNAP family protein: protein MIVEQRTYSLHIGAVPEYLKLYEEEGLAIQRPILGRMVGYFSTEIGALHQIIHMWAYKDLAERSERRAILTADPRWKEYAKKTRPLQISQENKILIPAPFSPWAIDDPALDLAALKS, encoded by the coding sequence ATGATTGTCGAACAACGCACCTACTCACTCCACATCGGCGCGGTTCCAGAATACTTGAAGCTCTACGAAGAGGAGGGGCTCGCGATTCAGCGGCCAATCCTTGGACGTATGGTCGGCTACTTCTCAACGGAAATTGGTGCTTTGCATCAGATCATCCATATGTGGGCTTACAAAGATTTGGCCGAACGGTCGGAACGACGGGCCATTTTGACTGCGGACCCGCGCTGGAAAGAGTACGCCAAGAAAACTCGACCGCTTCAAATCAGCCAAGAAAACAAGATCCTCATCCCCGCGCCATTCAGTCCTTGGGCAATAGATGACCCTGCATTGGATTTGGCCGCGCTCAAATCCTGA
- a CDS encoding glutathione S-transferase N-terminal domain-containing protein, which translates to MIDLYTWTTPNGRKVSILLEELGVDYTVHPINISQGDQKTPEFLEIGPNNKIPAIVDQDSGLKLMESGAIMIHLADKYGKFIASDGEQRSRTIEWLMWQMGGLGPMLGQAHHYLHFNPGKAEYAEERFSAEVRRLYGVLDKRLEGRDYIVDDYSIADMACWPWVSRYEWQGIDLADFANVRAWYQRILARPAVQKGYHVPKVMGEIPAG; encoded by the coding sequence GTGATCGATCTCTACACTTGGACGACGCCAAATGGGCGCAAAGTCTCGATCCTGCTTGAAGAACTGGGCGTTGATTATACCGTTCATCCGATCAACATCAGCCAAGGCGATCAGAAAACGCCAGAATTTCTGGAAATCGGACCGAACAACAAGATCCCGGCGATCGTCGATCAGGACAGTGGTCTGAAGTTGATGGAGTCGGGCGCCATCATGATTCATTTGGCCGATAAATACGGAAAATTCATTGCATCTGACGGTGAGCAGCGGAGCCGTACGATCGAGTGGTTGATGTGGCAGATGGGCGGATTGGGTCCAATGCTCGGGCAGGCGCATCATTACCTGCATTTCAACCCAGGCAAGGCCGAGTATGCAGAAGAACGCTTTAGTGCAGAAGTCCGTCGTCTTTATGGTGTTTTGGACAAACGTCTGGAGGGTCGAGACTACATTGTGGACGATTACTCCATTGCAGATATGGCGTGCTGGCCTTGGGTATCTCGCTACGAGTGGCAGGGAATAGATCTGGCCGACTTTGCGAATGTACGTGCCTGGTATCAGCGTATCCTTGCGCGCCCTGCAGTCCAAAAGGGATATCATGTGCCGAAGGTGATGGGCGAGATTCCTGCCGGTTGA
- a CDS encoding aldehyde dehydrogenase (NADP(+)), with protein MLIGKHLIAGNWVAGETTFENTPVEGDRDVFAAGSPGHVNAAVEAAEEAFGSFGYSSRSSRAKFLRAIADQIEARGDEITAIGTKETGLPAARLNGERGRTVGQLKLFADHIEAGDYMDRRHDEALPTRQPLPRADLKMVQRPIGPVAVFGASNFPLAFSTAGGDTAAALAAGCPVVVKGHSAHPGVGDIVAQAILAAIKQCNIHPGVFSQIQGGNRAVGSALVQHPLIKAVGFTGSLGGGRALFDLCASRPEPIPFFGELGSVNPMFILDHALKNRGADIAAGWAGSLTMGAGQFCTNPGIVVVQSGAEAEDFIETAIEKLSEIGPQVMLTDGIASAYHAGTAAMAEAATNLLGSNCSGRNAEPVLLRATADELLAKKSLMHEVFGPLGLIVTVKDEQERLSIAKALEGQLTCTLLMDDEDTKSGQALVPVLERKAGRLLVNGFPTGVEVSDTMVHGGPYPASTNFGATSVGTLSIRRFLRPVCYQNMPDALLPMDLV; from the coding sequence ATGCTGATTGGAAAACACCTGATTGCCGGTAACTGGGTTGCAGGCGAGACAACTTTCGAAAACACACCGGTCGAAGGTGACCGGGATGTGTTCGCGGCCGGTTCACCTGGTCATGTGAATGCAGCTGTTGAGGCTGCCGAAGAGGCTTTTGGGAGTTTCGGCTACAGTTCCCGCTCCAGCCGCGCCAAATTTCTGCGCGCCATTGCAGATCAGATCGAGGCTCGTGGGGACGAAATCACGGCGATCGGCACAAAGGAAACTGGTCTTCCGGCAGCACGTCTCAACGGAGAGCGTGGCCGGACTGTTGGACAGTTGAAGTTGTTCGCCGATCATATCGAAGCAGGCGACTACATGGACCGCCGTCATGATGAGGCTTTGCCAACACGTCAACCGCTGCCGCGCGCGGACCTAAAAATGGTTCAAAGGCCGATCGGCCCTGTCGCCGTCTTCGGAGCTTCTAACTTCCCGCTCGCCTTTTCGACCGCAGGTGGTGACACGGCGGCGGCATTGGCTGCGGGCTGTCCGGTTGTCGTCAAGGGGCACTCTGCGCATCCCGGGGTTGGTGACATTGTCGCGCAAGCCATCTTGGCTGCGATTAAGCAGTGCAATATTCACCCGGGTGTCTTTAGCCAGATTCAGGGGGGCAACCGTGCGGTGGGATCTGCACTTGTGCAACACCCATTGATCAAGGCTGTTGGCTTTACCGGTTCACTTGGTGGTGGGCGAGCGTTGTTTGATCTTTGTGCAAGCCGCCCGGAGCCAATTCCGTTCTTTGGCGAACTCGGGTCAGTAAACCCGATGTTTATTCTGGATCACGCGCTGAAAAACCGCGGCGCTGACATTGCAGCTGGTTGGGCTGGATCCTTGACGATGGGAGCAGGGCAGTTCTGTACTAATCCGGGTATCGTGGTGGTCCAAAGCGGCGCTGAAGCAGAAGATTTTATCGAGACCGCGATTGAAAAGCTGAGTGAAATTGGACCGCAGGTGATGCTGACGGACGGGATCGCGTCGGCTTATCATGCAGGCACCGCAGCAATGGCAGAAGCGGCTACCAACTTGTTGGGTTCAAATTGCTCCGGCCGCAACGCGGAACCTGTACTCTTGCGTGCAACTGCCGATGAGCTTCTTGCAAAGAAGAGCCTGATGCACGAGGTCTTCGGTCCACTAGGTCTGATTGTCACGGTGAAAGATGAACAAGAACGTCTGTCAATCGCCAAAGCACTTGAAGGCCAGCTGACCTGCACTTTGCTGATGGATGATGAAGACACGAAAAGTGGGCAAGCACTCGTTCCGGTATTGGAACGCAAGGCAGGTCGGCTTCTGGTTAACGGATTCCCGACGGGTGTGGAGGTTTCCGATACGATGGTGCATGGCGGACCTTATCCGGCATCGACCAACTTCGGAGCCACGTCGGTTGGAACGCTTTCCATTCGCCGCTTTCTGCGACCGGTCTGTTACCAGAACATGCCGGACGCCTTGTTGCCGATGGATTTGGTATAG
- a CDS encoding DMT family transporter yields the protein MSFDFKGISLRVGATFFFTLMVLFIKWLADEIPVGQVVFFRSAFAMVPLVLFLIWTREFPSGLKTQRPGRHVARCFLGCLAMFASFASLKYLPLSHASIIGYMAPILAVALAAVLLKERVSGARWFGVLFGFAGILVLILPTASSAHMDTTYLTGVGLALAMAVLTAGAKIQIRSLALTENAGAIAFYFALTCTVAGMVTLPFDWVWPSWQQLGLLVCTGFAGGIAHILMTLSYQYSEISKLAAFEYLSLVFAVIADVLFFNILPGVAFYAAAACIICSTLVVALKDRAPKVEPALR from the coding sequence ATGTCATTTGATTTCAAAGGCATCAGCCTGCGCGTTGGCGCTACGTTCTTTTTCACGCTCATGGTGCTCTTTATCAAGTGGCTGGCCGATGAGATCCCTGTCGGTCAAGTCGTGTTTTTCCGCAGTGCCTTTGCGATGGTGCCTTTGGTTCTGTTTCTGATTTGGACGAGGGAGTTCCCTTCCGGCCTCAAAACGCAGCGTCCTGGTAGGCATGTGGCCCGATGCTTCCTTGGATGCCTCGCCATGTTCGCCAGCTTCGCCAGCCTAAAATATCTGCCTTTGTCGCATGCATCGATTATCGGCTACATGGCTCCAATACTTGCGGTTGCCCTTGCTGCAGTCCTGCTGAAGGAGAGGGTCAGCGGCGCTCGCTGGTTTGGCGTCCTTTTCGGCTTTGCGGGCATACTGGTGTTGATTCTGCCAACTGCTTCCAGTGCCCATATGGATACGACTTATCTGACCGGCGTAGGTCTTGCCCTGGCCATGGCGGTGCTGACCGCAGGAGCCAAGATCCAGATCCGCAGTCTTGCCTTGACGGAAAACGCGGGCGCCATTGCGTTCTACTTTGCGCTCACCTGCACAGTCGCCGGCATGGTCACATTGCCATTCGACTGGGTTTGGCCTAGCTGGCAGCAGCTGGGTCTTCTGGTCTGCACCGGATTTGCGGGAGGCATCGCCCACATCCTGATGACTCTCAGTTATCAGTACAGCGAGATCTCAAAACTAGCGGCTTTCGAGTATCTTTCACTGGTCTTCGCGGTCATCGCCGATGTCCTCTTTTTCAATATCCTGCCCGGTGTCGCCTTTTACGCTGCGGCCGCCTGCATCATCTGCTCGACGCTCGTTGTGGCTCTCAAGGATCGCGCGCCGAAGGTCGAGCCAGCCCTGCGGTGA
- the hisI gene encoding phosphoribosyl-AMP cyclohydrolase, with protein sequence MVEHPPFANRISVEQVEEGKLLAPKFDGDGLLPVVTTDAETGEVLMMGVMNENALLQTIRTGEAHYWSRSRKCLWHKGATSGLIQKVVQIRIDDDQDAVWLRVAIQGNASCHVGYRSCFYRAVPVTKAAGQIELSFTETEKVFDPVEVYGDAPNPTQL encoded by the coding sequence ATGGTTGAGCATCCCCCTTTCGCCAACCGCATCTCGGTTGAACAAGTCGAAGAAGGCAAGCTCCTCGCACCGAAATTCGATGGTGATGGATTGCTTCCCGTTGTTACAACGGATGCTGAAACCGGCGAAGTGTTGATGATGGGCGTGATGAACGAGAACGCCTTGTTGCAAACGATCAGAACCGGCGAAGCCCACTATTGGAGCCGCAGCCGGAAGTGTCTTTGGCACAAGGGGGCGACCAGCGGCCTCATCCAGAAAGTGGTCCAAATCCGGATCGACGATGATCAGGACGCTGTTTGGTTGCGCGTCGCAATTCAAGGCAATGCCAGTTGCCACGTAGGGTATCGGTCCTGCTTTTATCGGGCAGTCCCGGTTACAAAGGCAGCAGGGCAAATTGAACTGAGCTTTACCGAAACAGAGAAGGTCTTTGACCCGGTAGAAGTATACGGCGACGCGCCAAATCCGACCCAGTTATAA
- the folE gene encoding GTP cyclohydrolase I FolE, protein MTYAASVAALAKYRKEHGLRPSREDAEAAVRVLLEWSGDDPEREGLMDTPARVVRSYEEFFEGYNIDPAELLARTFEETDDYDDLIVLRNMRLESHCEHHVVPIIGKVHIAYLPASRVVGISKLARVVEVYAKRLQIQETLTSQIADTIQKVLQPRGVAVVIEAAHMCMTTRGIKKPGVSMLTRKLLGEFQTDAELRRDFLSTIPMTNGGMG, encoded by the coding sequence ATGACTTACGCGGCGAGTGTTGCGGCTTTGGCAAAATACAGAAAAGAGCATGGGCTACGCCCCTCGCGCGAAGATGCCGAGGCCGCTGTGCGCGTTCTGCTGGAGTGGAGCGGCGACGATCCGGAGCGCGAAGGGTTGATGGATACGCCAGCCCGCGTTGTTCGCTCCTATGAAGAATTCTTCGAAGGATACAACATCGATCCTGCGGAGCTGCTTGCCCGCACATTCGAAGAGACGGATGACTATGACGACCTGATCGTCCTTAGGAACATGCGGCTGGAGTCACACTGCGAACACCACGTTGTTCCAATAATCGGAAAAGTACATATCGCCTACCTTCCAGCCAGCCGCGTTGTCGGCATCAGCAAGCTTGCACGTGTGGTTGAGGTCTATGCGAAACGTCTCCAGATTCAGGAAACACTGACCTCGCAAATCGCTGATACCATACAGAAGGTGCTTCAGCCGCGTGGCGTTGCCGTTGTCATTGAAGCCGCCCACATGTGTATGACCACCCGGGGCATCAAGAAGCCAGGCGTTTCCATGCTGACCCGTAAACTTCTCGGGGAATTTCAAACCGACGCGGAACTTCGCCGAGACTTTCTGTCCACAATACCGATGACGAACGGAGGAATGGGCTGA
- a CDS encoding nuclear transport factor 2 family protein, whose translation MEAVDSEAGTAERIQGRKLRHDIVEEPQACEDPSFSAARATLMQWTEAVASGRVDDIVKLYAPDAILVPTLSNEVIVTAEGRHRYFEFLVSDGGPACDVVQEEYRIDQRRDTVTIGGIYTFCFRRPGGEEIVPARFMFTFEEVNGHWLICGHHSSRFV comes from the coding sequence TTGGAAGCTGTCGACAGCGAAGCCGGTACCGCCGAACGAATCCAGGGGCGAAAGTTGCGACACGATATTGTTGAAGAACCTCAAGCTTGCGAAGACCCTAGCTTCAGCGCAGCCCGCGCAACCTTGATGCAATGGACGGAGGCGGTGGCTTCCGGACGCGTTGACGACATCGTGAAACTTTACGCGCCAGACGCGATTCTCGTACCCACCTTATCCAATGAGGTCATTGTGACTGCTGAAGGCCGCCATCGCTATTTCGAGTTCCTCGTGTCGGACGGAGGTCCTGCGTGCGACGTAGTCCAGGAAGAATACCGGATCGATCAAAGGCGTGACACTGTTACAATTGGCGGCATATACACCTTCTGCTTCCGCAGACCGGGCGGCGAAGAAATAGTGCCTGCCCGTTTTATGTTTACGTTCGAGGAAGTTAACGGGCACTGGCTGATATGTGGCCATCATTCATCCCGTTTTGTCTAG
- a CDS encoding GTP-binding protein: MAPPERIPVFLLSGFLGSGKSTLLNAFLTDPNVQDTAVVINEFGDVPVDHLLVRHGETQISQVSTGCLCCSDTTDIRKVLDDLRKAKLEGVTGRFSRVIVEMSGLGDPAPLVNALSKPTGADSQRPEDTSFVDFYLAGVVTLFDAVAGGMSIENHFEALKQIAFADRIVLTKTDLVTGVHDRLDAGQLAHELRELNLGAEIVDRQAVNFSSLFSPRPYSEIERGEDVAGWLALEAALALEAHHGARSEMTDVNRRHGAGISTFSIVHDKALSQKKFDEFLTLLRKSAGHRLLRVKGIVATEETPDEPLIVHAVQHTVSSPVRLSSWPDDDRRTRLVFITDGIDPAPVRDLFSVVINREPFSFRTFVKNAVNAARASFLRTFPCLTRLSRRP; the protein is encoded by the coding sequence ATGGCACCTCCAGAACGCATACCCGTATTTTTATTGAGCGGCTTTCTGGGTTCTGGAAAGTCGACGCTGTTGAACGCGTTTTTGACCGATCCCAACGTGCAAGACACCGCTGTCGTCATCAATGAATTCGGAGATGTTCCGGTCGATCATCTGCTTGTGCGCCATGGGGAGACGCAGATCAGCCAGGTGTCGACCGGCTGTCTTTGCTGCTCGGACACAACGGATATTCGGAAGGTTCTCGATGATCTTCGCAAGGCAAAACTGGAAGGGGTGACCGGTCGCTTTTCGCGAGTGATCGTCGAGATGAGTGGACTCGGTGACCCGGCCCCTCTGGTCAATGCTTTGTCCAAACCGACCGGGGCCGACAGTCAACGGCCTGAGGATACCAGCTTTGTTGATTTCTACCTGGCAGGTGTTGTGACACTCTTCGATGCAGTTGCGGGCGGTATGTCGATCGAAAATCATTTCGAAGCACTAAAACAGATTGCCTTCGCCGACCGGATTGTCCTGACAAAGACGGACCTGGTAACGGGCGTCCATGACAGGCTCGACGCCGGCCAACTCGCGCACGAATTGCGTGAACTCAACCTTGGCGCGGAAATCGTCGATCGGCAAGCAGTCAACTTTTCGAGTTTGTTTTCTCCAAGACCCTATTCGGAGATCGAACGTGGCGAAGACGTCGCCGGTTGGTTGGCTTTGGAAGCCGCCTTGGCGCTGGAAGCGCATCACGGTGCGCGATCAGAAATGACAGATGTTAATCGCAGGCACGGGGCAGGAATTAGCACCTTCAGCATTGTCCATGACAAGGCACTTTCACAGAAAAAATTCGACGAATTCCTGACGCTTCTTCGAAAGTCAGCCGGACATAGACTGCTTCGTGTCAAGGGAATCGTTGCCACTGAAGAAACGCCCGACGAACCGCTGATCGTCCATGCCGTACAACATACCGTTTCAAGTCCTGTCCGGCTGAGCAGCTGGCCGGATGATGATCGGCGGACCCGGCTTGTCTTTATCACGGATGGTATTGATCCCGCTCCGGTGCGGGACTTGTTCTCAGTCGTGATTAACAGGGAGCCCTTTTCCTTCAGAACATTCGTCAAAAACGCAGTCAACGCAGCGAGAGCGTCGTTTTTGCGGACTTTCCCATGTCTCACCCGTTTGTCTCGGAGACCGTAA